In Epinephelus lanceolatus isolate andai-2023 chromosome 13, ASM4190304v1, whole genome shotgun sequence, the following are encoded in one genomic region:
- the serpina10a gene encoding serpin peptidase inhibitor, clade A (alpha-1 antiproteinase, antitrypsin), member 10a, whose amino-acid sequence MTPSLPLSLVGLLFLGLASSETIDPSVDLTNRNADFAARLYRVVSSRTDDNVFLSTFTLSAGLLALLSGTDGSTRDQLLQGLSLTGLDPETLPDLFLGLRTAVQQGSLIMHLKQGMAVLPAQAFEVSHSYLDLVQTKFGGNAQGIAYTVPLEATDTINRWAEEETGDKVQELVTTLDPQTQLLLATAAFHQAGFSPSFNVSSTQDERFYVDKYHVVMVPMMFRSGKYFLAYDSLVKAGVLQLTMTGGAAMLVVLPDEDVDITGVEEEVTGEKIRAWISKLKKTKLEVQLPRFLLERSYSLRDALQTLNISQVFQDGADFSNIGGDKTLKLTQVYHKSVISVDETSDDVTAGSVFSTLPPRLTINRPFIFIVYHQTSGSVLSIGRVIDPSKK is encoded by the exons AtgactccctccctcccactctcATTGGTTGGTCTCCTGTTCCTGGGTTTGGCCTCTTCTGAGACCATTGACCCCTCGGTGGATCTGACCAATAGAAATGCGGACTTCGCTGCCCGGCTGTACCGAGTCGTCTCCAGCCGGACCGACGACAATGTCTTCCTGTCTACGTTCACACTGTCCGCCGGACTTTTGGCGTTGCTGAGTGGCACCGATGGGTCGACCCGGGACCAGCTGCTGCAGGGACTCAGCCTGACTGGACTGGACCCTGAGACCCTCCCAG ATCTGTTTCTGGGTCTGAGGACCGCCGTCCAACAGGGGAGCCTCATCATGCACCTAAAGCAGGGCATGGCCGTCTTACCTGCCCAAGCCTTTGAGGTGTCGCACTCGTACCTGGACCTGGTTCAGACGAAGTTTGGGGGGAACGCTCAGGGTATTGCCTACACAGTTCCGCTCGAGGCTACCGACACCATCAACCGCTGGGCTGAGGAGGAGACCGGAGATAAGGTGCAGGAACTGGTGACCACCCTGGACCCCCAGACCCAGCTGCTGCTCGCCACCGCTGCCTTCCACCAGG CCGGGTTCAGTCCATCCTTCAACGTGTCCTCCACTCAGGATGAGCGTTTCTACGTGGACAAGTATCACGTTGTCATGGTTCCCATGATGTTCAGGTCTGGTAAGTACTTCCTGGCGTACGACAGCTTGGTGAAGGCTGGTGTGTTGCAGCTGACGATGACAGGCGGGGCAGCCATGTTGGTTGTGCTGCCAGACGAAGACGTAGACATCACGGGGGTGGAAGAAGAGGTTACCGGAGAGAAGATCAGGGCCTGGATCAGCAAGCTCAAGAAGAC gaagttggaGGTGCAGCTTCCTCGCTTCCTGTTGGAGCGTTCCTATTCTCTGCGTGACGCCCTGCAGACTCTTAACATCAGTCAGGTGTTTCAGGATGGCGCTGACTTCAGCAACATAGGGGGAGATAAAACACTCAAACTGACACAG gtTTATCATAAATCCGTCATATCCGTTGACGAGACCAGCGATGATGTCACTGCAGGCAGCGTGTTCTCCACTCTTCCTCCTCGACTGACCATCAACAGACCCTTTATCTTCATCGTCTACCATCAGACGAGTGGCAGCGTGCTGTCCATTGGCCGAGTCATCGACCCCTCAAAGAAATAA